A stretch of Paenibacillus sp. URB8-2 DNA encodes these proteins:
- a CDS encoding competence/damage-inducible protein A — MKAEIIAVGTELLLGQIVNSNAQFLSVELAALGIDVYFQTVVGDNSIRLQEAIEIAKGRADLILFTGGIGPTEDDLTKDALAVSLGRGLHIDRMAMDHVDQFFSDRGVQMTENNRKQALVIDDSTPLPNETGLAVGLAISHEGKYYIVLPGPPREMKPMFTEKAKPWLQQHALTDEMPLYSKMLKFAGIGESLLEDKLIDLIHGQNDPTIAPYAKEGEVTVRISTKAPSYSEAMEKLDSLEEQIQDILPNHLYANIDVPLEKVIVDWMADAGLTVSCAESCTGGLLMESITSIPGSSSAFLGGIVCYSNEMKHKLLNVPKEYLEGVDAPGAVSREVAEVLAEQVRLTADTDYGLSITGVAGPGYSERKPAGLVYIGLAERNGKTEVFELKLKGNRENIRIRSVKAILYQLWRRLVERNVDTPTEGSGL, encoded by the coding sequence GTGAAAGCAGAGATTATTGCGGTCGGCACCGAGCTGCTGCTCGGGCAAATCGTGAACAGCAACGCCCAGTTTTTGTCTGTAGAGCTTGCCGCTCTGGGTATCGACGTATATTTTCAGACGGTGGTAGGCGATAACAGCATCCGGCTGCAGGAGGCTATAGAAATCGCAAAGGGACGCGCCGATCTTATCCTGTTCACAGGAGGCATCGGACCGACGGAGGATGACTTGACGAAGGACGCTCTGGCGGTTTCGCTGGGCAGAGGATTGCATATCGACCGGATGGCGATGGATCATGTGGACCAGTTCTTCAGCGACCGGGGCGTCCAAATGACCGAGAACAACCGCAAGCAGGCGCTTGTGATCGACGATTCGACACCGCTTCCGAATGAGACGGGACTGGCTGTAGGTCTCGCAATCAGTCATGAGGGCAAATATTATATCGTACTGCCCGGACCTCCCAGAGAAATGAAACCGATGTTCACGGAGAAAGCCAAGCCTTGGCTGCAGCAGCATGCGTTAACGGATGAGATGCCCCTTTATTCCAAAATGCTTAAATTTGCCGGCATCGGGGAATCCCTGCTTGAAGACAAGCTGATCGATCTTATCCACGGTCAAAACGATCCGACGATCGCTCCTTATGCCAAAGAAGGAGAGGTAACGGTGCGTATTTCCACAAAAGCGCCTTCCTACAGCGAAGCGATGGAGAAGCTGGATTCGCTGGAAGAGCAAATCCAAGACATTCTTCCCAACCATTTGTATGCCAATATCGATGTCCCGCTGGAAAAGGTAATCGTGGACTGGATGGCGGATGCGGGACTAACCGTGAGCTGTGCCGAGAGCTGTACCGGAGGACTTCTTATGGAGAGCATCACGAGCATCCCCGGCAGTTCTTCAGCGTTTTTGGGAGGGATTGTATGCTACTCCAATGAGATGAAGCACAAGCTGCTGAATGTTCCCAAGGAGTATCTGGAAGGAGTCGACGCCCCCGGCGCGGTCAGCCGCGAGGTGGCCGAAGTTCTGGCCGAGCAGGTCAGGCTGACCGCCGACACGGACTATGGGCTGTCGATTACCGGCGTGGCGGGCCCGGGTTACTCGGAGCGCAAACCGGCGGGTCTGGTCTATATCGGGCTCGCGGAGAGAAATGGAAAGACGGAAGTGTTTGAACTGAAGCTGAAAGGCAACCGTGAGAATATCCGTATACGTTCCGTTAAAGCGATACTGTATCAGCTGTGGCGCAGACTGGTGGAGCGAAATGTCGATACGCCGACTGAAGGCTCGGGCTTGTAA
- the ymfI gene encoding elongation factor P 5-aminopentanone reductase → MGESGKPLGETTVLVTGGSGGIGGAIAERFASARMKVVIHYMNSHEAANEVARRCMNAGSQVMTVAADLRDRSQLQRMAERLEASGMQPDILVNNAGKSHYGMLADLTEEDWDDVMDINLKGTFLCSQIFMPYMVSQRYGRIINVSSVWGISGASCEVAYSASKGGVNAFTKALAKELAPSGVTVNAVAPGAVRTAMLDNLAEDEIRMLEEEIPAGRLAAPEEVASLVYFLALPESGYINGQIISPNGGWIT, encoded by the coding sequence TTGGGAGAGAGCGGCAAGCCGCTCGGAGAAACGACGGTGCTTGTTACCGGGGGGAGCGGCGGAATCGGCGGCGCCATAGCGGAACGTTTTGCCTCCGCCCGGATGAAGGTTGTCATTCACTATATGAATTCACACGAGGCGGCCAACGAGGTGGCTCGGCGCTGTATGAACGCCGGTTCCCAGGTGATGACTGTGGCCGCCGATTTGAGAGACCGGAGCCAGCTGCAGCGCATGGCCGAACGTCTGGAGGCCAGCGGCATGCAGCCGGACATTCTGGTGAACAATGCCGGTAAATCGCATTATGGCATGCTTGCCGATCTTACCGAAGAAGATTGGGACGACGTGATGGACATCAATCTGAAAGGGACCTTTCTGTGCAGCCAGATTTTTATGCCTTATATGGTTTCGCAGCGCTATGGCCGGATCATCAATGTCTCTTCGGTGTGGGGAATCTCCGGCGCATCCTGCGAGGTCGCCTATTCCGCGAGCAAGGGCGGAGTCAATGCTTTTACCAAGGCGCTGGCCAAAGAATTGGCTCCATCGGGCGTTACGGTGAACGCGGTAGCTCCGGGAGCGGTGCGAACCGCGATGCTGGATAACCTGGCTGAGGACGAGATTCGTATGCTCGAGGAAGAAATTCCCGCGGGCAGATTGGCTGCGCCGGAAGAAGTTGCCTCGCTCGTATATTTCTTGGCACTGCCGGAGTCTGGTTATATAAATGGACAAATTATTAGTCCGAATGGCGGCTGGATTACCTGA
- a CDS encoding helix-turn-helix domain-containing protein: MSELGRQLKEARLQKGMSLDDVQEVTKIRKKYLEAIEAGDYKVLPGSFYVRAFIKTYAEAVGVNPDELIQEPGSVPVSKEEPSTMESVLQKRSRRPEPERNAKWLPTLLMWIFPVLIIAVIYMYASNWGKSDNQQTDANPITDSTQAPAATQPVGTASAVGGGATPAASTGADVGAGTEASASPSPSPSASPSPSPSVSPEGGTVVQDRKSGKTTVFKVTGANPQVVITATGESWLEVYKGENSKGEKLTFGKTTAGDTMTFTLDSEGIYIKSGYSPATQITVNGQAVTDGKSTSRILLELDDGSGSSAEGETAAGTTDGQTADSGETTVTGE, encoded by the coding sequence ATGTCGGAACTAGGCCGGCAGTTGAAAGAGGCTCGTCTGCAGAAGGGAATGAGTCTGGATGATGTGCAGGAAGTAACGAAGATCCGCAAAAAATATTTGGAAGCCATCGAGGCGGGGGACTATAAGGTACTTCCCGGCAGTTTTTATGTCCGCGCGTTTATCAAGACTTATGCGGAAGCGGTTGGTGTTAATCCCGATGAACTCATACAGGAGCCCGGAAGCGTTCCGGTGTCCAAGGAAGAGCCGTCCACCATGGAGTCGGTGCTTCAGAAGCGCAGCCGCAGACCCGAGCCTGAACGGAATGCCAAATGGCTGCCAACGCTTTTAATGTGGATTTTTCCGGTACTGATTATTGCGGTTATCTACATGTATGCTTCAAACTGGGGGAAATCGGATAACCAGCAGACCGACGCTAATCCGATTACCGACAGCACTCAAGCTCCCGCAGCTACACAGCCGGTAGGAACGGCTTCCGCGGTTGGGGGCGGTGCGACCCCGGCCGCTTCAACGGGTGCCGATGTCGGGGCAGGCACGGAAGCTAGCGCTTCTCCATCCCCTTCACCGTCTGCGTCTCCATCCCCGTCTCCTTCGGTATCCCCGGAAGGCGGAACGGTCGTTCAGGACCGGAAGTCGGGCAAGACAACCGTCTTTAAAGTGACGGGCGCCAATCCGCAGGTGGTCATAACGGCGACAGGCGAAAGTTGGCTGGAGGTATATAAGGGTGAAAATTCCAAAGGAGAGAAGCTCACTTTTGGAAAAACGACTGCGGGAGATACGATGACCTTCACTTTGGATAGCGAAGGCATATATATAAAATCTGGCTACTCCCCTGCTACGCAGATCACAGTGAATGGGCAGGCTGTGACGGACGGAAAGTCTACGTCACGTATTTTGCTGGAGCTCGACGATGGCTCGGGATCTTCGGCCGAAGGCGAAACGGCGGCCGGCACCACCGATGGACAAACGGCTGACAGTGGTGAAACGACCGTCACAGGCGAATAA
- the yfmH gene encoding EF-P 5-aminopentanol modification-associated protein YfmH, with product MEQIHYDRLQETLYHEVLDNGLKVYVLPKPGFKKTYATFATKYGSVDNHFRVAGGEETSVPDGIAHFLEHKMFEEPEGDIFATFASNGASANAFTSFEQTVYLFSATEKIETNIETLIDFVQRPYFTDQNVEKEKGIIGQEINMYADNPDWRVYFGLIEAMYQKNPVRIDIAGTVESISTISKETLYTCYNAFYHPSNMLLFIVGGVDPESVFELVRSNQARKSYERQGEIERIFEQEPEQVGVQRLENKLAVSMPKCLFGFKEKEIGLSGKAAVRRDLSTKLMLDLLLGSSTALYQKLYDEGLISDSFGHEFNSSPQYAFSAIGGDTKDPELLLKRIREEIDPLLESGFAERDFIRARNKKIGGYLRMLNSPESIAHEFTRYEFRGGDLFGVLPEYESITLEEVNQRLREHIDWSQLAVSVVVNP from the coding sequence ATGGAACAAATCCATTATGACAGGCTACAGGAAACACTGTACCACGAAGTTTTGGATAACGGGCTGAAGGTTTATGTACTGCCGAAGCCGGGGTTCAAAAAGACTTATGCCACTTTTGCGACCAAATACGGTTCGGTGGACAATCACTTTCGGGTAGCCGGAGGAGAGGAAACGTCGGTCCCGGACGGTATCGCCCATTTTTTGGAGCATAAAATGTTCGAGGAGCCGGAAGGGGATATCTTTGCCACTTTTGCGTCGAATGGAGCATCGGCCAACGCCTTCACAAGCTTCGAGCAGACGGTTTATTTGTTCTCCGCCACGGAAAAAATCGAAACGAATATCGAAACGTTGATCGATTTCGTGCAGCGTCCCTATTTTACGGATCAGAATGTGGAAAAGGAAAAAGGCATCATCGGACAGGAAATCAACATGTACGCTGACAATCCGGACTGGCGCGTCTACTTCGGCTTGATCGAAGCGATGTATCAGAAAAATCCGGTGCGGATCGACATCGCCGGCACGGTGGAATCCATCTCGACAATTTCCAAAGAAACGCTTTATACGTGCTATAACGCTTTTTATCACCCGAGCAATATGCTGCTCTTTATTGTCGGCGGCGTTGACCCGGAATCTGTCTTTGAGCTGGTACGCAGCAATCAGGCACGGAAATCATACGAACGGCAGGGTGAGATTGAACGGATTTTTGAACAAGAACCGGAACAAGTAGGCGTGCAGCGTCTGGAGAATAAGCTGGCCGTCTCCATGCCCAAATGCCTGTTCGGCTTCAAGGAAAAAGAGATCGGACTGTCCGGCAAGGCAGCCGTGCGCCGCGACTTGTCGACCAAGCTGATGCTCGACCTGCTGCTGGGCAGCAGTACGGCCCTGTACCAGAAGCTGTACGATGAAGGGCTGATTTCAGACAGCTTCGGCCATGAGTTCAACAGCTCGCCGCAGTATGCCTTCTCCGCGATCGGCGGCGATACGAAGGACCCTGAACTGCTACTGAAACGGATCAGGGAGGAGATTGATCCCCTTCTGGAGTCAGGTTTCGCGGAACGCGATTTCATCCGGGCCCGCAACAAAAAAATCGGAGGCTATTTGCGCATGCTGAATTCTCCGGAAAGCATTGCCCATGAATTTACGCGTTATGAGTTCCGCGGCGGCGACCTGTTCGGCGTCCTTCCGGAATACGAGTCCATTACACTGGAAGAAGTGAATCAGCGGCTGCGCGAGCATATTGACTGGAGTCAATTGGCCGTGTCTGTCGTGGTGAATCCATAG
- a CDS encoding DUF3243 domain-containing protein yields MSTESSVIKNYDTWKKFLGERVIQAEKVGMSEDTIAKLAFEIGEFLDKKVDPQNASNRAIKELWDVGDESQRHTIASLMVKLAKQNA; encoded by the coding sequence ATGTCAACAGAGTCTTCAGTGATCAAAAACTATGATACCTGGAAGAAATTTCTGGGCGAACGGGTCATTCAGGCCGAAAAAGTGGGCATGAGCGAAGATACCATCGCCAAGCTGGCTTTTGAAATCGGGGAATTCCTCGATAAAAAGGTCGATCCGCAAAACGCCTCGAACCGGGCGATCAAAGAGCTGTGGGATGTGGGCGACGAAAGTCAGCGCCATACCATCGCTTCCCTTATGGTCAAGCTGGCGAAGCAAAACGCATAG
- a CDS encoding DUF3388 domain-containing protein: protein MEYKQWYMEYKIHKNRPGLLGDIASMLGMLEVNILTINGVEDKTRGMLLETNDDEKIRLMGEMLKKVENITVTALRSPRLVDKLAVRHGRYIDRDSDDRKTFRFTRDELGLLVDFLGELFKREGNQVIGLRGMPRVGKTESIIAGSVCAMKRWTFVSSTMLRQTVRSQLAEDEMNPNNVFIIDGIVSTIRSNEKHYNLLKDIMSMPSTKVIEHPDIFVRESEYTYDDFDILIELRNTPSEEILYDTFTNSYSDDL from the coding sequence TTGGAATACAAACAGTGGTATATGGAATACAAGATACATAAGAATAGACCCGGATTGCTCGGCGATATCGCCTCGATGCTCGGTATGCTGGAGGTCAACATACTGACCATCAACGGGGTGGAGGACAAAACGCGCGGCATGCTGCTTGAAACGAATGATGATGAGAAAATCCGGCTGATGGGCGAGATGCTCAAAAAGGTTGAAAATATAACGGTGACCGCGCTGCGTTCACCGCGTCTTGTCGACAAGCTGGCTGTTCGCCACGGAAGGTATATTGACCGGGATTCAGATGACCGCAAAACATTTCGCTTTACGCGGGATGAGCTTGGCCTCCTCGTTGATTTTCTGGGAGAGCTCTTTAAGCGGGAAGGCAACCAGGTAATCGGTCTTCGCGGAATGCCGCGCGTCGGCAAGACGGAATCGATTATCGCGGGAAGCGTATGCGCGATGAAGCGCTGGACCTTTGTATCCTCGACCATGCTTCGGCAGACCGTTCGCAGCCAGCTCGCCGAGGATGAAATGAATCCGAATAACGTTTTTATTATCGACGGCATTGTCAGCACGATCCGGTCCAATGAGAAGCATTACAATCTCCTCAAAGACATCATGAGTATGCCGAGTACAAAGGTTATCGAGCACCCGGATATTTTTGTCCGCGAGTCGGAGTACACGTATGACGATTTCGATATTCTAATCGAGCTGCGCAATACGCCGAGCGAAGAGATTCTTTACGATACATTTACGAACAGCTACAGCGACGATTTGTAA
- the rimO gene encoding 30S ribosomal protein S12 methylthiotransferase RimO, protein MTEKINIVTLGCEKNLVDSEIMSGLVHERGYTLVDEKEEATVIIVNTCGFIDEAKEQSVNTILELAELKETGSLKALIVSGCLTQRYKAELMEEMPEIDGIVGTGDFHNIVQIVDEAVRGSRPVWVGNPIFNYEEALPRKVSTPRYTTYVKIAEGCDNNCTFCSIPIMRGAFRSRSMESIVGEVKTLAAQGVKEISLIAQDSTNYGTDLYDGFKLPELLNRVSEVEGIEWVRLHYAYPGFFTDELIRAMADNPKICKYVDMPLQHSEDGILKRMRRPGRQQDIRSLVKRIREMIPGVSLRTSIIVGFPGETEEDFQRLCDFVSEIGFDRLGVFTYSNEEGTPASRLPDQVPDEVKEWRANTLMELQRQLTRDRGSQYVGQVLDVLVERYDGRSDVYIGRSQYDAPEIDGEVFVRGKDVCIGEITKVRITHAFEYDLSGEELQ, encoded by the coding sequence ATGACAGAAAAAATTAACATCGTTACGCTCGGCTGCGAGAAAAATCTGGTCGATTCGGAGATTATGTCCGGCCTTGTTCATGAACGGGGATATACGCTTGTGGACGAGAAGGAAGAAGCAACCGTTATTATTGTAAATACTTGCGGATTTATCGATGAAGCCAAGGAGCAGTCCGTGAATACGATTCTTGAGCTTGCGGAGTTAAAGGAGACCGGCAGCCTGAAAGCATTGATTGTATCGGGTTGTTTGACTCAACGATACAAAGCGGAATTAATGGAAGAGATGCCGGAAATCGACGGTATTGTCGGTACGGGGGATTTTCACAATATCGTTCAGATTGTCGATGAAGCCGTGAGGGGAAGCAGGCCGGTGTGGGTCGGAAATCCGATCTTTAATTATGAGGAGGCGCTGCCCCGCAAGGTATCCACGCCCCGCTACACGACCTATGTCAAAATCGCCGAAGGCTGTGACAATAATTGTACTTTCTGCAGCATTCCGATTATGCGCGGAGCGTTCCGCAGCCGATCGATGGAATCGATCGTGGGCGAGGTCAAAACGCTGGCGGCGCAGGGGGTAAAAGAAATCAGCCTGATTGCTCAGGATTCCACCAATTATGGAACCGATCTATATGATGGATTCAAGCTGCCCGAGCTGCTGAACCGGGTGAGCGAAGTGGAAGGGATCGAATGGGTCAGATTGCATTATGCATACCCCGGTTTTTTTACCGACGAACTGATCCGGGCCATGGCGGACAATCCAAAAATTTGCAAGTATGTGGACATGCCTCTGCAGCATAGCGAAGACGGCATTCTTAAGCGCATGCGCAGACCGGGACGGCAGCAGGACATCCGCAGTTTGGTGAAACGTATCCGGGAAATGATTCCTGGCGTATCGCTGCGCACCTCGATAATTGTCGGCTTTCCAGGGGAGACCGAGGAGGATTTTCAGCGGCTCTGCGATTTTGTGAGTGAAATCGGCTTCGACCGGCTGGGGGTATTTACCTATTCCAACGAAGAAGGAACGCCGGCTTCGCGCCTGCCTGATCAGGTGCCGGATGAGGTTAAGGAATGGCGGGCCAACACGCTGATGGAGCTTCAGCGCCAGCTTACCCGCGACAGAGGCAGCCAGTATGTCGGTCAAGTCCTGGATGTGCTGGTGGAGCGGTACGACGGCCGCAGCGACGTATACATCGGCCGTTCGCAGTATGACGCTCCTGAAATCGACGGCGAAGTGTTCGTGAGAGGCAAAGACGTTTGCATCGGGGAAATCACGAAGGTCCGGATCACCCACGCTTTTGAATACGATTTGTCAGGGGAGGAACTTCAGTGA
- a CDS encoding YajQ family cyclic di-GMP-binding protein, producing the protein MASESSFDIVSKMDVQELTNAIHQTEKEIQNRFDFKGSKSSLKLEKDALIIVSDDEYKLNAVIDILQSKMVKRGISLKNLDFGKIEPASLGTVRQRLGLKQGIDQDNAKKINVLIRDSKLKVKSQIQGDQIRVTGKSRDDLQQIIQLLNKADLPLDLQYTNLK; encoded by the coding sequence ATGGCTTCGGAAAGTTCATTTGATATTGTGTCCAAAATGGACGTTCAGGAATTAACCAATGCAATTCACCAGACTGAGAAAGAGATTCAGAACCGATTTGATTTCAAAGGAAGCAAGAGTAGTCTTAAGCTGGAAAAGGACGCTTTGATCATCGTATCCGATGACGAGTACAAGCTAAACGCGGTTATCGATATTTTACAGTCCAAGATGGTCAAAAGAGGCATATCGCTGAAGAACCTCGATTTCGGCAAGATCGAGCCAGCCTCCCTCGGGACGGTACGTCAGCGGCTCGGCCTTAAGCAGGGAATCGACCAGGACAACGCCAAGAAGATCAATGTGCTGATTCGTGACTCCAAGCTGAAGGTCAAGAGCCAGATCCAGGGAGACCAGATTCGCGTCACGGGTAAGAGCAGGGACGATCTGCAGCAGATTATCCAGCTTCTCAACAAAGCGGATTTGCCGCTGGACTTGCAGTACACGAACTTGAAATGA
- the yfmF gene encoding EF-P 5-aminopentanol modification-associated protein YfmF: MTNHVFQHGNVGGIRIHVLPTKTFKTYAISLYAGVPLAEETVTPTALIPFVLRRGTASYPETTQFRERLEELYGAGFGFDVYKRGDYQIIQFRMDTINDSFVQSKESLLGESFAFLGEVLTRPVLEGSSFRASYVSTERETVRKKLEAIVNDKIRYAAERCIEEMCREEPYRLHPLGQRADLDAITPDSLHQSYLSWLDGAILDLYVVGDTSPEEVQKLVERHFSLANRSDSPYQSQFSPKTVTEVRTVEERLEVGQGKLNMGLRTSITYKDDAYAHALMYNGILGGYPHSKLFVNVREKESLAYYASSRYDGHKGIATIQSGIEIQNYSKAVDIIRKQLDEMKKGNISDLEQSQTKAMIRNLLSEIQDSAFEMIAFDFNRVLSGKDRSTEELMSQVEASGAEDVKRAADTVALDTIYFLTGQKEES, translated from the coding sequence TTGACAAATCACGTGTTCCAGCATGGCAACGTAGGCGGCATCCGGATTCATGTGCTGCCCACGAAGACGTTCAAGACCTATGCGATTTCGCTGTATGCCGGCGTTCCCCTCGCCGAAGAGACCGTTACCCCCACCGCGCTGATTCCGTTCGTGCTTCGCCGGGGCACGGCTTCCTATCCGGAAACAACCCAGTTCCGCGAACGGCTAGAAGAGCTGTATGGAGCCGGTTTCGGATTCGACGTTTATAAGCGCGGAGATTACCAGATCATCCAGTTCCGCATGGATACAATCAATGACTCGTTTGTTCAGAGCAAGGAAAGCCTGCTTGGCGAGTCCTTCGCTTTTCTGGGCGAGGTATTGACCCGTCCTGTGCTTGAAGGCAGCAGTTTCCGGGCCTCTTATGTCAGTACGGAGCGAGAGACCGTACGCAAGAAGCTGGAGGCCATTGTCAACGATAAAATACGTTACGCGGCCGAACGCTGTATCGAGGAAATGTGCCGCGAAGAACCGTACCGGCTGCATCCGCTCGGACAGAGGGCGGATTTGGATGCCATTACTCCTGATTCGCTGCATCAATCCTATCTTTCTTGGCTGGATGGAGCGATTCTCGATTTGTATGTCGTCGGCGACACTAGCCCCGAGGAAGTCCAGAAGCTTGTTGAGCGGCATTTCAGCCTCGCCAACCGGTCGGATTCCCCTTATCAATCACAATTTTCCCCCAAGACCGTTACTGAAGTTCGAACAGTGGAAGAGCGGCTGGAAGTTGGCCAAGGCAAGCTGAACATGGGCCTGCGCACATCCATTACCTACAAGGACGACGCTTACGCGCACGCTCTGATGTATAACGGCATTTTGGGCGGCTATCCGCACTCGAAGCTGTTCGTGAACGTCCGGGAGAAGGAGAGTCTTGCTTATTACGCTTCTTCCCGCTATGACGGACATAAGGGAATCGCTACGATTCAATCGGGCATTGAAATTCAAAACTACAGCAAAGCCGTGGACATTATCCGCAAGCAGCTGGATGAAATGAAAAAAGGAAACATCAGCGATCTGGAGCAGAGTCAGACCAAGGCGATGATCCGCAATCTGCTTTCGGAAATCCAGGATTCCGCCTTTGAGATGATTGCATTTGACTTTAACCGGGTGCTGTCCGGCAAAGACCGTTCCACGGAAGAACTAATGAGCCAGGTGGAAGCTTCCGGCGCGGAAGATGTGAAGCGGGCCGCCGATACCGTAGCGCTGGATACGATTTATTTCCTGACAGGGCAGAAGGAGGAAAGCTAA
- the pgsA gene encoding CDP-diacylglycerol--glycerol-3-phosphate 3-phosphatidyltransferase: MNLPNRITIARICLIPIMMLFLLVNFSFYPEPLHWGSFQLSVNHLIAAIIFLLAASTDGIDGYIARKYNMVTNLGKLLDPLADKLLISAVLISLVELGRCDSLIAVIIISREFAVTGLRQVALLDGKVVAASKWGKIKTVVQIVAISLLLLNNFPFQFVGIPFDDIAIWAAALITIYSGIDYFVKNKELLLAHNA; this comes from the coding sequence GTGAATTTGCCCAACCGCATTACGATTGCCCGAATATGCCTAATCCCGATTATGATGCTGTTCCTGCTTGTTAATTTCAGCTTTTACCCGGAGCCGTTACATTGGGGCTCTTTCCAGCTTTCCGTCAATCATCTTATAGCGGCTATTATTTTTCTCCTGGCGGCAAGCACGGACGGGATCGACGGATATATTGCCCGCAAATATAATATGGTGACCAACCTCGGCAAGCTTCTTGATCCTCTGGCGGACAAGCTGCTTATCTCGGCTGTTCTGATTTCATTGGTAGAGTTAGGGAGATGCGATTCTTTGATCGCCGTGATCATTATCAGCCGGGAATTTGCGGTGACCGGCCTTCGCCAGGTAGCACTGCTGGATGGCAAGGTCGTGGCCGCCAGCAAATGGGGGAAGATCAAAACGGTAGTTCAGATCGTAGCGATTTCCCTGCTGCTGCTCAACAATTTTCCGTTCCAGTTCGTCGGCATCCCTTTTGACGATATAGCCATTTGGGCGGCCGCTCTGATTACCATTTACTCGGGAATCGATTATTTCGTGAAGAATAAGGAATTGCTGCTGGCCCATAACGCATAA
- the sleB gene encoding spore cortex-lytic enzyme, whose amino-acid sequence MKNQKLWIIAVLSLTLASVPLIEHFSGEKSSAKVPQTSAASSSSAEGNDEALPAFGTTPIKYGASGPDVYELQGRLKHLGYFSDKIDSQFGSKTLNSVKWFQWKFGMKADGVVGAKTKLKLYNATKNWRPTEPSAGVKTAKNTNKTNKANNTNNKAELASGNTMGLSENDLKIMANAVFGESRGEPFEGQVAVAAVILNRTKSPSFPNTPSGVIFQPGAFTAVADGQIYLEPNEQARKAVQQALNGWDPTGGCLYYFNPKTATSKWIWTREQVKTIGEHIFCM is encoded by the coding sequence GATCATTGCCGTACTGTCCCTTACGCTTGCGTCAGTCCCGCTGATTGAACATTTCTCCGGAGAGAAATCATCGGCAAAAGTGCCACAGACCTCCGCTGCAAGTTCTTCTAGTGCCGAGGGAAATGATGAGGCGCTGCCCGCTTTCGGCACCACGCCCATTAAATACGGCGCTTCGGGGCCGGATGTTTACGAACTGCAAGGGCGATTAAAGCACCTGGGGTACTTCTCGGACAAAATAGACAGTCAGTTCGGCAGCAAAACCTTGAACTCGGTCAAATGGTTTCAGTGGAAGTTCGGAATGAAGGCTGACGGCGTCGTTGGGGCCAAAACAAAGCTGAAGTTGTACAATGCCACCAAGAACTGGCGTCCGACGGAACCTTCTGCTGGAGTGAAAACCGCTAAAAATACGAACAAAACCAACAAAGCCAATAACACAAATAATAAGGCGGAGCTGGCGTCGGGAAATACGATGGGCTTGTCGGAGAACGATTTGAAGATCATGGCGAATGCCGTTTTCGGGGAATCGCGGGGCGAACCGTTTGAAGGACAGGTCGCTGTTGCCGCAGTCATTCTGAACCGGACAAAATCCCCGAGTTTTCCGAACACGCCTTCGGGCGTAATCTTCCAGCCCGGAGCATTTACAGCCGTCGCTGACGGGCAGATTTATCTGGAGCCCAATGAGCAGGCACGCAAGGCAGTTCAGCAGGCTCTGAATGGCTGGGACCCGACGGGAGGCTGTCTGTATTATTTCAATCCGAAGACCGCAACCTCCAAATGGATCTGGACGCGTGAGCAGGTGAAGACGATTGGTGAGCATATATTTTGTATGTAA